The sequence AGTTTGGGAAACCGAATCCCCCCGGATTCACAGCTTCACGTCCTGGCTTTTCACTTTTCCTGATGCGTGCTCAAAAATTTTTAATTTTTTTTTAAGTGTGTTACCTCGTCGGCATTGGGCGGCATAAAGACACAAAGAAGCTTTTATCCTTCCTCATGCAGAGAACCTTTACAGACCAGCAGATTTTTGACGGTTTACTCACGAAGAATGCCCCCGTAGTGGAAGCCATCGTATGCTTCCTCTATGATCAGTGTCAGCGAAGCGTGACGCGGATGGTAACCCGCAACAAAGGCTCTGATGCCGATGCCGAGGATTTGTTTCAGGAGGTAATCGTGGTATTTCTGCAAAACACCTGGGATGGTAAATTCCAGCTCCGTCAGAACACCCGCGTGACGACCTACATTTACGAAATCGCGCATCTGATGTGGCTGAAAGAGCTGCGCAGGCGGGCCGCCCAGAACAAACGCAACGACCGCTACGGCCAGCAGCAGAGTGATGAGCAACCGGATGCGCCCAGTCCCGAGCAGGAGCTTATGAGCGATGAGGAAGTGAGATCGGCACGGGCCATCTTCGGGCGGCTGGGCGACATGTGCCAGGAGCTATTGAAGGCATTTTACTTCGATAAGAAGTCGATGAAACAGATAGCCGAAGAGTTTGGATTGGGAACGGAAGACAACGCCAAAACCAAAAAGTACCGATGCGTGCTTGCGCTGAGGAAACTAATGACATCATGAAAAGACCAACTGATAAACAACAGGAGCACGAGTGGATAGAGCGTTATCTGAGCGGTCAGATGACCAGCGACGAAAGGGCTGAGGTTGAGGCCGAAAGGCAAACCGACCCCGACTTCGATAATGAAGTAATTCTCCTTAAACGCACACACGAACTAATGAAGGAAGCTTTTCTGGAACAGCGGGCCGTGGCCACGCTGAAACAACTTCAACAGCAAAGCCGCCAGCGAACGCAGCGCATTCGGTTAGTCCGCCGTTCGCTGTCGGGGGTTGTCAGTGCGGGCTTCATGCTAATTCTATACCTGTCGGTTGTGCCGGTGGTCTTTCCCGACTCCGAAAACGACATCAACGTAACCCGCAGCCTGGCCGACGATAGTAGCACCGTCGCCGTGGTTCAGAAACGGGCCTTCAATCAGTTTTTTGACGGACAGGCTCACCTGACCGAAGGCCAGTATGCGCTGGCTGTGAAAAACTTCGAACAGGTGCTGAGATCATCGGATATTCGGCCCTATTTCCGCGAAGCAGCCCAATGGCATCTGGCCGTCGCCTATCTGAAAAGCGGTGAACCTGATAAGGCAGAGCGCGTATATGCCCAATTTACGCAGTGTATCGATTGTGAGTATCCGATCAAAACGGTTGACCGCTGGAAAATCTGGTGGCAAATCAAATGGGCACAGTGGCTCAGCTAATGTTTTTTGATCTTCATCGGTGAACATGTCCACATTTTCTTTTTTCCCGAATCGTAAAAGAGACATTGCCCGTCTGATCGAGCAGAGCCGACTGCTGTTCGATGCCGAATCGAAGCAAAACTTCGCCGAACAGGTTGGCGAGGTCTTCGATCCGCTGATCGATCGTCGTCTGTCAAAAGCCGAACGCGCCAATGAACCCCTACAGCAAACGATCCTTTTCGAGCTTTGTGGTCTGATCGGTACGCTGACCATTACGGATACGTATTTTATAGAACACTATAAGACCGTTCTGGATGATCTGATTGATGCCTGCCGCTGGAAAGTCCAGATCAAGGATATTCCCTTTGTGGAAATGGCCCAGAACAGCGGGCAGCGGCAGACGGACATTCGGCGGTGGATTACCCAGCTTCGTGAACGTCAGAAACCCAGCCATGCCCAGAAGTTGGCGCTCCTGCTAACTCCGACCGATCAACAGGAGGTGGTCTACCGAACATTGCGCTCCTTTCTGGCCTATCTGGAAAAACAGAATCAGCCTATCCACACAACCCCTTTATTCTGGCTTCGTAATGGGCGTGTTCAGCTGCGAATCAATCTTTTTCGGGAGTACTTACTCGAACAGATCGCACTGCGGGTATATTTATTCCATAAATCCAGCGAGGCCGGTTTCATTGAAGAGAGCCTGAGTAAAGTAAAGCACTGGGTAACGGCGCAGGTGGCCGATCGGGCAGAAGGAATGGGGCCGGAACTCATCGAAGGCATCAACGATATTGTCAGCAAGGTGAAACTGGAGTTCATCAACAAATGCCAGCGTTACCGGGCCGATCCGGAAACGTTTTATCTGGACGCCAGACTGACGAGTTATCTGACTGGTTTCGTTAAGCGAAGTGCCGCTATCAGCAAGCTTCTGGCCGCGCAGAAACAGGATAGTAATGAAGACGAACTGACCAGTAAAAACGCCAGTACTGAATACACGCCTTATGACGATGATCCGCATGAGGCCGACGATTTGGAGGATACTGATGATGCGTTTGCTTTCGATGCATCCGATCATCTGGAAGAGCTACGAAATATCATGCGTTCGTGTTTGAAACTGTTATGCGAAACGTGCCGCGACCTTATTACGAGACATTACAACGATGGGTTTAGCCAGCCAGTACCGTTCAAGACGCTGGCTATCGAATTTGGCGGATCGGCCAAAACCCTGGAAAGCAGGTACCAGAAATGCATGGAGCGATTAAAAAAGATGGCTCAGGACGCTTATAAAAAACAACAACTAATACCATACCCCCGATGACACCATCTCAACGTCGACGACTTATCGAAAAACGCCAGCGGGGTACACTGACTGAAGAGGAGAATCAGCAATATCAGGAATTGCTGCGGACTGATCCCTCCTTTTACGACGATGTCAATACGCATACCATGTTGACCGATGTATTCAGGCAGGATGCTAATCAGGAGTTATGGGAAGCTGCCGGTAAAGCACGCGCTAAAGCCCGCAAACGCTCTACCGTTCTGGCTACTGTATGGCGCCATCCATATGCCTATGCCATGGCTGCCTGTGTTTCAGTGCTACTTGTAGGTGTGTGGGTAGGTGAAGGAGACTGGTTAAGAAATCTTTTCACTCAGCCAGGCAGTACGCCACAAATCGTTAAATCAGAGAAACGGGATGTTCGTTTGTTGACAGACAACTCGACGATGGGATATGATGACTACGGTGGTTCAATATGGATACAATGGAAGCAGAATCAGCAACAAAAGATACCACAAGCCTATACATTCTGCCGTGACACATTGACTGTTTTTCTGAAAAATCCTCAGGATACTGCCCAGTGGCAGTCGGTGGGGTTGCGTTTTAATTCGGAGAAACAGATATTGTATGTCAGTAGGCTTAATAAACCGCTTCTACCACTCCTCGAATGTACTCAAGCTCCTCAATCGCTTCCATTCTCGCCCTGACCGGGCTAGTTGGAACTCTCTTTCTAGCTACGCCAGTCAAGGCGCAGTTGCTGCGTGATGGTGACCGCTGTGACTGTGAAGATATTCCTGTTAAAAAGAGGCAGGGTTATCTGATAAATGAAGAAAAGGCCATACAACTGGTCAGCCAGATGTTGGTCGATATTAAAAAGTATGCACCCCAGATTCGGTTTAAGGGTAAGATTAAAGTTATAGAGACTGATTGTCCCTACCCAAGCGCCTTGCTTTGTACCTCGACGGCAAATGGCGAAGAGCGATTGATCACTTACAACAATGAGTACCTAAACCGAATCTCCAAAGAAAAGAATAAATTGACCTGGGTAGATTGGCATGTACTAGCACACGAAGTTGGCCACCATGTGTTGGGTCATCTGGATGGTAGTAGCCCGATCAATCCGGCCCAAATAGCATTTGAGAAAGAACCAAAATCTGGTGAGGGCGATAAGGCTGTGAAGGGGCAAAATGCAAAACAAAAAGCATCCGAGAGGCATGTTAAGGCTAATCAGCAGGCCAAAGAAATAGAAGCCGATTTTTTTGCTGTATGGCTGCTTATGAATAGTAATGACCGGTTTTCGTTCAGGAGTTTTATCACTAGTTTCGATAGCATCTTCGTTCGTTCATCGGAACGGGAAAGCCAAAGGCGAACCACGACTAGAAACAAATCAGACCGCTCCCATGACTCATCTGTCGAGTCAGCATCGCATCCTTTTTTTGGGGATCGGCTTAAGGCAATGACGCAGTTTTGGGATAAACTCCAGGCTAAGCGTGTAACCCTTGCCAGAGCCCATTACTTTTCTGATGCAGCCAATGCCGCCTATGTTGAACTACAACCCGAACGTACTATTTGGGATCTGGGATTCGTGGTAGGCATGACAGTAGCAGGAAAGCCTGTGTTTACGTCAAATGGGCTACCGGTAGCTGGTCTGCTTTATTCGTTTCCTGATACGAAAAACTGGTATGCTGGCCTGAATATTAGCCGTTTTAAGTGGCATAGCCCCGTGCGTTATGAAGCAGATGTAGCTTTCTCGAGCCAGCGGTATGGTACAATGTTTGGCGATGGTAGCTCAAAGCGGCTGATCGAAACACTGGATTTGCGCTATTTGACAATCTTCCCGAAGGTTACCTGGAGTCCGTTGGGCCGAAAAAGCAATCAATTTGTTGCTAACCGGATTGGTTTCTTTGCGAGTGCAGGACCAACTTTGAGACTGCCGTTGGGCATCGACTATACTAATACGGCTACGACTGTAGCCCCGGCTAATGTCCCGACGCTTCAAGTATCCGTTAGTCCACGTGTAACAATAGGCATCGAATTGCTTAGAAAAACTATTCGGGCGGGTGCCTACAAACTTGCAGTAAGCTATGAGTGTCAGAATATTCAGCTCAATACCGATCCGCAACCTAAAACAAAATCACACAATTTAGACGTCACCCTTCAATACAATTTTACCCGCTGGTGAGAACCTGTAAAGTATTGGTTTCTGAGTAAGATTTCGCCATTATACCGGACGTTGGTTTACTAAACTGACAATTTTTGAAAGTAGGGCTTAGTGTCTGATTGTTAAGATATACTCTTGACAGTCAGATACTAAGCCCTACTTTTTTTGTGCCTCTCCGCTCGATGGATCATCTGATTTTCGCTTCGTTAAAAATACTTCTACAATTCACTGTTACCTCGGTCAGCTGGCAGGCATAAAGAATTAAAAGCCAGTTAGCAGATTCTCTCGGAGAGCTGGCCACCGATAACCTACTCACAATCAAAGACTATATTTTATGGTAAAACTAATACGCAATGGTTGGCTGGTACTCCCGCTTCTGATGCTGCTGACCAGCCCTTTAGCCGCTCAGAAAACACCTGAGATTACGCTCGAAAAAGTCGCTGAAAAATGCAAAGGACTTGCCCGCGACAAACGGGTGGTGGTGAAAGTGGCCCGCTTTAATGTATCGACCAAATCGGCCCAGGCTAATTCAACATTTGGCGATGAGTTAGCCACGATGCTGACCTCGGCTATTCAGCAGACCAACTGCTTCCGAGTTATGGAAATGAACCGCAATGTGGGTGATGCTACGGGTGAAATGGCTTTTGGTCAGGACGGTTTTACGGATGGCTCTGGTCCACAGGCTGGTAAAATGGTTGGAGCACAGCTAGTTGTGACAGGCGAAGTGACTGACTTTACCGAAGGGAATAAATCGACACAGGTTGGCGGCTTCAATTTTGGCGGCAATACGGCAACGCTAGGATTTACGCTGAAGCTGCTCAATCCACAAACAGGCGAACTGCTTTTCAGTCGCGACATCAACATGAAAGGTAATTCGTCGGGTTTTCGGGGTATGAAACTCGGTGGAGCGAATGGCCTGGCAATTGGGGGCTCTACCGAGAACCGTGCTGTGCAGGATGCTGTCCAGAAGGCCATTATCAAGGCTGTTGAGGTCATGTCGGATGCCAAAGATCAGATTGAAATGCCTGAGCCGATGAAACCGAAGGAAATCAAACGGTACACGGCCCAAAACTGTCAGATGCTCCGAAATGGCTCACCTAAAGTGATTATTCTGGTAACAGAAGCGACGACTGCCGGTACCGCCCGCGACAATACGACGACGGATCTGAATCGGCGTGAGCGCGAAATAGCACTCCGGGAACGGGAAGCGAATGTAGGCCTGGCGAGTGAGGTGGTTAAGGGAATATTTGGTGGCCGCAATCGGGACGCGAAAAAAGAAGAACCAGCCAGTCGGCAGACAGCCTCGTCGGCGGTGTTTAAACCCGTCGTGATCGAGCAATCGGCTACCGAGACAGAGTTAATTCGCCAGTTTGTCGAAGCGGGTTTCCGCGTCGTTGATCCCAAAATCTACGGAAAGATGCGACAGGTCGCTGACTCGTCAGCTGATCTGGCAGCTATGGCATCGCTCGGTCTGAAAATGGGTGCTAACATCATCGTTACAGGGCAAACGATTTCAGAACGTACCAACTCGCAGGGAGGAATGGTTTCTTGCCGGGCCCGGCTCGAAATTCGGGCCATCGCTACTGAAGACGGGTCGATTCTGGCGACGAATGCTGTGGCAGGTGGTGGTATTGATGTGTCTGAAGCGATTGCCAATAAAATTGCGATTCGGAATGCATCCGAGAACATGACACAGTATCTGCTCGAACGGTTGTGTTCCATGAACGTGCAGTTTGCAAGCGCTGGCGGTGGTGGTAAATCTACGGCAAGCCCGGCTGCCATTGCTTCCGTACCAGCAGCGGCTGTGACCGATATCGATATTGCCAATACCAGTTACGCGAAACTTACCGCGGTGGCCGAGTTCCTGAAGAAAAACTCCAAAGTAAAAGCTGTCCAGAAAAACCTGAAAGGCAGCGATGGTGTGCTTCATATTGAACACCTGGGCACAACCGATGAGCTGGTTGATCAACTCAGCAAAAATCCGGCAATCAAATTTGATGTCGTGAGCCTGGAAACGGGCAAGGCCAGCCTGAAAATGAATTGAATCGCTCTTGTTGCAACGCTTTCCGTTTCTACCACACCATAAAAGCCCCACAGCCATAAAGGCTATGGTGACGTGGGGCCATTTTTCTCAATTTACTTGATTTTACTTGTCATGAACATCCGAAAGGCACTATTGATTTTCCTGATTCTGGGCTCATTCTCTGGAATCGTATACGCGCAAAAATCGTCGATGGTAATAGCACCAACGGGTAATGCGGAAGGGCTCATCCGGGAAACCGTTGATGCCGGGCAGGAATTTTATCCGCGCATTAGCCCTGATGGAAAACTGCTGCTGTATAATAGCCTGGAAAAGACCACCTATTTCACACTCTCGGAGACCGGCAATCTGATGGCCAAGACGGATAAAAAACTCCGGATTATCAAGAAGGAAATTGGCTCCCCGGTTACGAACCCACTGGTTACCGATGCGGCTTATCCGACCTGGATGCCAAACAATTCCGGTATTCTTTTCTCTTACGTCAAACCGGTGCGTGCGGTCATTGTTCGTTCCAGCCTGGCCGGTGTTGGCCTGAACTATGTGTCGCAGGGCGAAATGGGAGAAGATGATGCTGAGCCTGTTATCACGCGGGACATGAGCAAAATTTACTTCACAACGATTATGGGACGAAGCCGGATGATCTGCTCAATGGATGCGAAAGGCGGCAATTTCACGGTCTTAACCGAAGGTGGACACCTGGCGCTTAATCCGAATGATAATACAAAAATTATTTACAACGCCCGAGTTGGCAAAGTTGTGCAGGTGTTTACGATGGACCTTAAAACAGGCCAGAAAGCCCAGCTCACCAATGGCGACTACAATAACAAGGATGGCGCTTTCTCGACGGATGGGAAATACATCGCTTTCGTCAGTAACCGCGAAAATCCAAAAAAGAGAAATCACCACCTCTATGTCATGAAAGTGGAAGGTACCGATCTGATTCAGCTTACGCAGGGCGATACGGATGAGGGCGACCCCTGCTTTGGGCCGGATGGCACCGTGTATTTCTATTCCAATGCGGATAAAAATTATAATATCTGGAAAGTGAAACCCCGCTATACGCGTTAATCCACCCCGTTTTTACCTTCAAACCAATCGATCAAATGAAAAAAATACTGCTTCTAACCACATCGCTGATCTGCTTTCACCTGTCGACTTATGCTCAGCTTCGTTTTGGGCTGACCGGCGGCCTGCAAACATCTAAGTTACAGGTAAGTGCATCCGGCCTCAGCGTCAATACCAGTGGTTTATTTGGTGTTCACGTGGGTGGTGTTGCCGAATATACCGTTAACGACAACTTCTTCATTCGGCCAGAGTTACTGTTCAGTTTTAAAGGAGGAACCCTAAGTGATGGTTTTGACAAATACAGAACGAGCCTGACTTATCTCGAAGTACCCATTCAGGCCGTCTATAAATACGAGGTAGGTAATGGCAAGCTGGTTGGCGGTATTGGACCTTACTTAGGCTTTTTACTGGGTGGCATGGATGATGATGAACGGATTGAAGTGGGTACGGACGTGAAAGCACTCGATGCCGGACTGCGTCTGTTGGGCGGTTATGAACTGACCGAAAAGAATCTGATGCTTAACCTGTTCTATAATGTGGGCTTAGCCAATATCAACCCCAGCTCTAGGGGAAAGCTTAAAAACAGCACGTTTGGCCTATCAGTCACGTACTTTCTGGGCGAACGATAGCCGGTTATGTGCCTGAAAACTCACCTGGCCTGATCGGATTCGGCTATTTTTTCTGTAGGAATGTTTACTTACAACTTCTATCCATAGCATTTTTGTATGAATCGACTTTTCACTCTACTCATTGGGCTATTGAGCCTTGCCTACCAGCCAGGCTGGGGCCAAACGACCGAAACGGAGCCTAACAACTCATTTACGCAAGCCAATTCTATCGCGTTGGACAATGAAATTCAGGCTTCTTTGCCTTCGGGCGATATTGATTATTTTAAAGTAACCATATCGACACCAGGAGTCCTGAATGTAGCCGTCGAAAAAGTACCAAAGGATATAAACATTGCTATTGAAATATTCAACGCCAGTACGGTCAGGCTAGCAAGTGAAGGGTCTAGAGGTTATGGCTTTAGCTCCTATGCCGATGCTCAGGTATGTGCTCCAGGTACATATTATGTGGTTGTGGCTGGCAATTATAGCTCCAGCAAGGAGACATTTACGTTAAAGGCTACGCTTGATGTCACGGATGTATATGAATGTAACAATACGTTCCAGACGGCTACACCGGTCAAAAACGGCGATAAGCTTAGGATTGCTTTAAATGATGCTGAAGATGTTGATTACTTTAAGATTGACATCAAAAAGCCAGGTATCCTATATGCCGCAACCGAAAATATTCCCACTGAGTTTGGCACCTATTTGCAGATCTATAATAGTGCTACGCAGTCTTTAGAACAATGGTCTTCCGGTAATGGCGCGAATGGATACATTGATTATACTATCTGTGATCCAGGAATATATTATGTTGTAGTCGCTCGAAATAACTACACAACGTATAGCCCAAAACTATTCGACTTTCGCATTGGTATTGACACCGCAGATGTGTATGAGTGCAACAACGCATTTACAACAGCGAAAGAAATAAAAAGTGGCCAGAAATTGAAAATTCAAATGGCCGACGAAGATGACGCTGACTACTTTAAAATCAATGTAACAAAACCTGGACTCCTATACGTAGCTGCCGAGAATATACCTAAGGAGTTTGGGGTCTATATGCAAATTTTCGACCCTGCTAATCGTGAAATCAGGCGTGTATCAGGCAATTCAGGCCAAAATGCTTACATGGACAAAAGTGTTTGTGGTGTAGGTACATATTATGTGGTGATAAGTCGAAACAACTACACAAATTATAGTTATGATCTTTTTGATTTAGTGGTGCTGCATGATACTACAGATGCATATGAATGTAACAACACGTTCACAGAAGCTAAGTCGATTTCAATTGCAAAGCCCATTAAGGCTACGTTGGCTGACGCTGAAGATGTCGATTTTTTCAAATTCACAGTTGATACGCGGACTACATTAATTGTTAAAATGTTGGATATTCCGGCGCAGGTTAGTTCGACAGTCCGTATCT comes from Spirosoma aureum and encodes:
- a CDS encoding RNA polymerase sigma factor, coding for MQRTFTDQQIFDGLLTKNAPVVEAIVCFLYDQCQRSVTRMVTRNKGSDADAEDLFQEVIVVFLQNTWDGKFQLRQNTRVTTYIYEIAHLMWLKELRRRAAQNKRNDRYGQQQSDEQPDAPSPEQELMSDEEVRSARAIFGRLGDMCQELLKAFYFDKKSMKQIAEEFGLGTEDNAKTKKYRCVLALRKLMTS
- a CDS encoding tetratricopeptide repeat protein, producing the protein MKRPTDKQQEHEWIERYLSGQMTSDERAEVEAERQTDPDFDNEVILLKRTHELMKEAFLEQRAVATLKQLQQQSRQRTQRIRLVRRSLSGVVSAGFMLILYLSVVPVVFPDSENDINVTRSLADDSSTVAVVQKRAFNQFFDGQAHLTEGQYALAVKNFEQVLRSSDIRPYFREAAQWHLAVAYLKSGEPDKAERVYAQFTQCIDCEYPIKTVDRWKIWWQIKWAQWLS
- a CDS encoding CsgG/HfaB family protein — encoded protein: MVKLIRNGWLVLPLLMLLTSPLAAQKTPEITLEKVAEKCKGLARDKRVVVKVARFNVSTKSAQANSTFGDELATMLTSAIQQTNCFRVMEMNRNVGDATGEMAFGQDGFTDGSGPQAGKMVGAQLVVTGEVTDFTEGNKSTQVGGFNFGGNTATLGFTLKLLNPQTGELLFSRDINMKGNSSGFRGMKLGGANGLAIGGSTENRAVQDAVQKAIIKAVEVMSDAKDQIEMPEPMKPKEIKRYTAQNCQMLRNGSPKVIILVTEATTAGTARDNTTTDLNRREREIALREREANVGLASEVVKGIFGGRNRDAKKEEPASRQTASSAVFKPVVIEQSATETELIRQFVEAGFRVVDPKIYGKMRQVADSSADLAAMASLGLKMGANIIVTGQTISERTNSQGGMVSCRARLEIRAIATEDGSILATNAVAGGGIDVSEAIANKIAIRNASENMTQYLLERLCSMNVQFASAGGGGKSTASPAAIASVPAAAVTDIDIANTSYAKLTAVAEFLKKNSKVKAVQKNLKGSDGVLHIEHLGTTDELVDQLSKNPAIKFDVVSLETGKASLKMN
- a CDS encoding DUF5050 domain-containing protein, producing the protein MNIRKALLIFLILGSFSGIVYAQKSSMVIAPTGNAEGLIRETVDAGQEFYPRISPDGKLLLYNSLEKTTYFTLSETGNLMAKTDKKLRIIKKEIGSPVTNPLVTDAAYPTWMPNNSGILFSYVKPVRAVIVRSSLAGVGLNYVSQGEMGEDDAEPVITRDMSKIYFTTIMGRSRMICSMDAKGGNFTVLTEGGHLALNPNDNTKIIYNARVGKVVQVFTMDLKTGQKAQLTNGDYNNKDGAFSTDGKYIAFVSNRENPKKRNHHLYVMKVEGTDLIQLTQGDTDEGDPCFGPDGTVYFYSNADKNYNIWKVKPRYTR
- a CDS encoding porin family protein, which produces MKKILLLTTSLICFHLSTYAQLRFGLTGGLQTSKLQVSASGLSVNTSGLFGVHVGGVAEYTVNDNFFIRPELLFSFKGGTLSDGFDKYRTSLTYLEVPIQAVYKYEVGNGKLVGGIGPYLGFLLGGMDDDERIEVGTDVKALDAGLRLLGGYELTEKNLMLNLFYNVGLANINPSSRGKLKNSTFGLSVTYFLGER
- a CDS encoding T9SS type A sorting domain-containing protein, whose protein sequence is MNRLFTLLIGLLSLAYQPGWGQTTETEPNNSFTQANSIALDNEIQASLPSGDIDYFKVTISTPGVLNVAVEKVPKDINIAIEIFNASTVRLASEGSRGYGFSSYADAQVCAPGTYYVVVAGNYSSSKETFTLKATLDVTDVYECNNTFQTATPVKNGDKLRIALNDAEDVDYFKIDIKKPGILYAATENIPTEFGTYLQIYNSATQSLEQWSSGNGANGYIDYTICDPGIYYVVVARNNYTTYSPKLFDFRIGIDTADVYECNNAFTTAKEIKSGQKLKIQMADEDDADYFKINVTKPGLLYVAAENIPKEFGVYMQIFDPANREIRRVSGNSGQNAYMDKSVCGVGTYYVVISRNNYTNYSYDLFDLVVLHDTTDAYECNNTFTEAKSISIAKPIKATLADAEDVDFFKFTVDTRTTLIVKMLDIPAQVSSTVRIYNASQSQILQAFSNNEKSLVVNRNAYDPGVYYIRVERNSNAYSYNPYTLEVARDTVLPPKLAANVLSICPGGEVILTASECTGTVRWSTSQTGLTITVKPTAATSYTAVCEDGGRTSKPSTPLTISIKPVPTATASASSSGNYYETQTIQLSATGGGTYLWQGPNNYSSSVQNPSIANAKAGMSGDYVVKVTNTESCTASASVKVTVSLITGIEPDADGIGLTVSPNPISEECTIKLVLDKPAPAMVRLLSTAGKEVRQWESNKSTRFHEATFRLADLPAGLYIIQVKANDKTASEKVLKN